In the Alistipes provencensis genome, CACCAAAACCGCATGAAACGATTGCTGATACCTGCCCTGTGCGTGCTGGCCGCCTGCACCTCGCGCAGCCCGCTGTATGACTCCTCGACGCCGCTCGCCGTGCGTATGGCCCAAAGTGAGATCGCCCGCAACCCCTCGCCCATGACGCTCGACGGCATCCCCGCCGGCAAGGTGAAGTGGAACTACACCACGGGGCTCGAACTGCTCGCCGTTGCCGACGCCGGCGCGGCCTACCGTATCCCGGAGTTCACGGCCTATGCCGACCGCTATTTCGATTCGATCGTGCAGCCCGACGGGAGCGTGCTGACCTATAAGCGTTCGAAGTACAACCTCGACCACGTCTGTCCGGGGCGCATGCTCTTCGACCTGTACGACCGCACGGGCGAGGTGCGCTATAAAATGGTGCTCGACACGCTCTTTCGGCAGTTGCAGGAGCAGCCCCGCAACCCCGACGGCGGATTCTGGCACAAGGAGGTCTATCCCAGCCAGATGTGGCTCGACGGGCTCTACATGGCCGAGCCGTTCTATGCCGAATATGCCAAAAAATACCTCTCGGGTGCCGAATACGAAAAGGCTGTCGACGACATCGTCAACCAGTTCGTCGTCGTGGCCGCGCATACCTACGACCCCGTGACGGGGCTCTACCGCCACGCCTACGACGATTCGCGCGAGATGTTCTGGTGCGACAAGACCACCGGCCAGTCGGCGCACGCATGGGGCCGGGCGATGGGGTGGTACGCCATGGCCATCGTCGAGACGCTGCAATACCTCGGGGCGGACGACACGACGCGCCCGATGGTCGATATTCTGAACCATATCTATGAGGTGCTGCCCCAATATGCCGATCCCGCGACCGGCATGTGGTATCAGGTCCTCGACCAGCCGGGACGCGAGGGCAACTACCTCGAATCGACCGCCTCGGCGATGTTCGTCTACGCCATGCTCAAAGGGGTGCGGCTGGGCTACCTGCCCGTGGAGATGGGTGCCGGGGCCCGGCGGCTCTACGAGAAGTTCGTGGACCGTTTCGTGCGGGAGAATCCCGACGGCACGATCTCGCTGACCGACTGCTGTTCGGTGGCCGGGCTGGGCGGCAAGGGGATGCGCAGCGGCACGTTCGAATATTACATCTCCGAGCCGGTGATCGACAACGACTGCAAGGGCGTGGGGCCCTTCATCTGGGCGTCGATGGAATACCGGCGTAAGACGCCGGATTTAGAGGCGGATGTTCGTTAATGCGTCTCCGGTCCGGTTCTGCGCCCCGGCTAAGAGCCGGGTTACAGGGGCGATGGCTGGTCCGCTCTTCTCTGATCCGGTTCTCCGCTGCCGATATGCGAAGCCCGATGTATTCGCCCGATCTGAAAATCTTTTTCCGGAAAATCCTCCCGAGAAGGGAGGATTTTTTGCCCCGTATTCCTTTTCTCAGGGCTTTGGAGGGCCATTCGGCCGGGGTTGACAAATTATCCATGAGAAGTGATAAAAATTACCTGTCGAATCCTCCGGGGCAATTTATTTTTGTATAGGGAAATGCCCCTTTTTACGGAAAAAGCGAAAACCTAATTATTAACCAAAACCTTTTATATGAAAAGCTTTACTCTAAAGTTCGCCCTGTTGTTCCTGCTGGGTGTGAGTCTGGCCTCCGCGGCTGTGGCTCAGAAAATCGGAGGAGTCGTCAGGGATTCGGCGGGAAAACCGGTCGTCGGAGCTTCGGTGATCGTCGACGGATCGACCTTGGGAGCAAGTTCGGGGGTCGACGGCCAGTGGTCGCTCAACGTGCCCGACGCTTCGAAGAAGACGCTGGTGATCTCGTACATCGGTATGAAGACGCAGCGCATCGCCATCGGCAGCAGGACGCAGATCGACGTTAAGCTCGAAG is a window encoding:
- a CDS encoding glycoside hydrolase family 88/105 protein encodes the protein MKRLLIPALCVLAACTSRSPLYDSSTPLAVRMAQSEIARNPSPMTLDGIPAGKVKWNYTTGLELLAVADAGAAYRIPEFTAYADRYFDSIVQPDGSVLTYKRSKYNLDHVCPGRMLFDLYDRTGEVRYKMVLDTLFRQLQEQPRNPDGGFWHKEVYPSQMWLDGLYMAEPFYAEYAKKYLSGAEYEKAVDDIVNQFVVVAAHTYDPVTGLYRHAYDDSREMFWCDKTTGQSAHAWGRAMGWYAMAIVETLQYLGADDTTRPMVDILNHIYEVLPQYADPATGMWYQVLDQPGREGNYLESTASAMFVYAMLKGVRLGYLPVEMGAGARRLYEKFVDRFVRENPDGTISLTDCCSVAGLGGKGMRSGTFEYYISEPVIDNDCKGVGPFIWASMEYRRKTPDLEADVR